A window of the Branchiostoma floridae strain S238N-H82 chromosome 12, Bfl_VNyyK, whole genome shotgun sequence genome harbors these coding sequences:
- the LOC118427044 gene encoding copine family protein 1-like, translating into MKQNSSSQAIKYVFVAVIAILGETLSHFDDDGLIPAFGFGDASTSDKRVFPFKEFGCCDGFTDVLQCYNLITPRVKLSGPTNFAPLIYQAIDIVKQTKAYHILVIVADGQVTSEHATRNAIAEASKYALSILLVGVGDGPWDTMQDFDDKLPSRLFDNFQFVDFHQARATAKNPDTAFAVQALMEIPDQFKAIRQLGYLDS; encoded by the exons atgaagcaaaacagtagctcacaggctatcaaatacgtcTTCGTGGCG GTCATTGCCATTCTGGGTGAAACTCTTTCCCACTTTGACGACGATGGTCTCATCCCTGCGTTTGGATTTGGCGATGCCTCGACTTCTGACAAGCGAGTGTTTCCCTTCAAGGAGTTCGgctgttgtgatggtttcactGATGTGTTACAGTGTTATAACCTGATCACGCCCAGAGTCAAGCTCAGTGGGCCCACAAACTTCGCTCCACTGATATATCAGGCAATAGACATAGTCAAGCAAACTAAAGCG tatcacatcCTGGTGATTGTTGCTGACGGCCAAGTCACCAGCGAGCACGCCACCCGTAATGCCATCGCCGAGGCGTCCAAGTACGCCCTGTCCATCCTCctggtgggggtgggggatgGACCATGGGACACCATGCAGGACTTTGATGACAAACTTCCCAGCAGGCTGTTTGATAACTTCCAGTTCGTTGATTTTCACCAAGCCCGTGCGACCGCTAAGAACCCCGACACGGCGTTCGCTGTCCAGGCACTGATGGAGATCCCTGATCAGTTCAAGGCAATCAGGCAGCTGGGATATCTGGACAGCTAG